Proteins encoded within one genomic window of Scheffersomyces stipitis CBS 6054 chromosome 3, complete sequence:
- a CDS encoding predicted protein produces the protein MIEGPPESILQQTIDSIEIDPELLTLERIDDTIRLIKNARDEKIDQLEKSKKGLEVTINQLNNEISLLNKISDYNYEVIRNITEIAGYSNTQINRDENIFKVLNKKSVELDNYKVVIAKNLNDLESSINFLRLNKTNLQKNVDELKTKINNLFNNPFDDSEANDDDLVNQDANILKINLYRNLGVNIDNFDDENGENDTVTTNDHILIHNKDSNVSSVFKVEPKYSDYFISNYLWDRL, from the coding sequence ATGATAGAAGGACCTCCGGAGAGCATTTTACAACAAACGATCGACAGCATCGAAATCGACCCGGAGCTACTCACTTTAGAAAGAATAGATGATACTATCAGACTAATCAAGAACGCTCGCGATGAAAAGATAGACCAGCTAGAAAAGAGCAAAAAGGGACTTGAAGTCACGATTAACCAACTCAATAACGAGATCAGTCTTTTGAACAAAATCAGCGACTACAACTACGAGGTTATCCGAAACATAACTGAGATAGCCGGATACAGCAATACCCAAATCAACAGAGACGAAAACATATTCAAGGTGCTAAATAAGAAATCCGTCGAGTTAGACAACTATAAAGTGGTAATTGCTAAGAATCTCAATGACTTGGAAAGttccatcaactttctcagattgaacaagacaAATTTGCAGAAAAATGTTGATGAACTCAAAACTaaaatcaacaatcttTTTAATAATCCATTTGACGACAGCGAAGCCAATGACGACGATCTCGTCAACCAAGATGCtaacatcttgaagatcaacCTCTACCGTAACTTGGGAGTGAATATCGATAATTTTGACGACGAAAATGGTGAGAATGACACTGTTACTACCAATGACCATATACTCATCCATAATAAGGACTCTAACGTGTCATCAGTGTTTAAAGTAGAACCCAAGTATAGCGACTACTTTATCTCCAATTATCTCTGGGATCGGTTGTAG
- a CDS encoding predicted protein translates to MSEYGNKNKKTFEDVELPTNPNLPAWVITPKEEKVIFDRWRKKAFAKCDDLIKAYVECSNSYKNPFEGIKNCEKFNDAQLACVAQYQKKEYLDIERDIMIDEKIAKKKLYKQHLKELEAQKAQN, encoded by the coding sequence ATGAGTGAATACGGtaacaagaacaaaaagacatttgaagatgtcgaATTACCCACAAATCCCAACCTTCCGGCCTGGGTCATTACACCCAAGGAAGAGAAGGTGATCTTTGACAGATGGAGGAAGAAGGCATTCGCCAAATGTGACGATCTCATCAAAGCATACGTTGAGTGTTCCAACAGCTACAAGAATCCTTTTGAGGGTATCAAAAATTGCGAGAAATTCAACGACGCCCAATTAGCCTGTGTTGCTCAataccagaagaaagagtacTTAGATATTGAGAGAGATATCATGATAGATGAAAAGAtagcgaagaagaaattgtacAAACAGCACTTAAAGGAGTTAGAGGCCCAGAAGGCGCAAAATTAG